ATTAGGAATAATTGTCTGGGACTGTGTAGACTGTTTACCTCTGCATCGCCTGGCTGTCAGCGTCAGCTGGCGTAGTCGGCGTTTTCGCGTGCTGCTCGCGAAAAGGACATCTGACTATAGGATGAGACGCGTGTTGGCCTTTGGTTATACAATGGAGACATGCATGCAACTTCTTGCACTGTTTGTTGTTGGGGGGGGTCATCATAAGGACACATGTTCTTCCAGTTCCATGAAAAGCATATAAAGTTGAACTGGCTGTTATGTCTCGATTTATCCTGTTGCTGTGGTACTGAAATGCTAGTGTTGTTTGCTGTTGGTGTGGTTTTAAATGCCCAGTACGCTAAGCTATCGAAATTATCACTCCATGTAGCGTGTCCCATTTCTATTTTATGTAAAGCCTTAGCGTGAAATTCTCTGGTTTTCTCCCATCCGTACAGTATTTTGTAGTTAATTAAATCTTTCAGATGGGTAATTCTGTGTTCCTTCTCTTCGTCTGAAATTAAAGCTGGTATGTGAGTGATAATGGCGAGGTAACCCGCTAAGAAGTTATCGAAGGACAAATTATTGTAATCGGTAGTCTGTGTTGACGGCATAACATCCACCATTACATTATGAGGCCAAAGCGTGGGTCTGACTACGTGATCTTGGGGCTTCGTAAATATGCCTGATTTATGCTTACCGGCGGGTGCCTGAGTGAGGAAATCGTCTTCGGCGAACGGTAACCATTGTCTCAGCCTATCTTCCGACCTTCTTATCAGATCATTGTTTCTTCGGAAGTTGTTCACATCGACATCGTTGTGTCTGGGTGAGCGGTCGTCTGAGGTACGATGCTGAGTGGAATGGCACCATGGACGTTGACGGCCGTCGCTATGCCTGGACACATCACGTAACCCTTCGATTTCACGATCCACCTCCCGAATACTGGCTTCTAATTGCTCCATGACTGTGTCGGAAGCCTTCCTCCTAGTTCTACGTGGCATTTTCTCCGACCAGCTCGCAAAAACAAGAATTGAACTACAGAGCACAAAGTTAGCTCACAGCAAACTGAACAGAAACAAATGGCTGAGCGCCAAAACACCAAAAATTGCTACAAAACTGCCGCCCAAAGGGGGGCGCCCTCGCAGTCCGTAATTAACAATTTCTCCCCagagaaatatacaaatttgcatacagttcaatgtaaggtTACTCAACGTGCAACACACGTAAACTGCAGCGCAAACTTGACCtcgtaaatgcattttgatggtcataatcaagtactttttcCTTTCCTATCTTTCTTTGTGAAAGCTTGAAACCGCGCGTTTTTATAACATTCGTAAATGACGTCGTTGACAAACTCGACGCCCGATACATTGTCatgcgattcacttcgtcccattttcaactcgtcccatttcaactcgctccaatttcaactcgccccattttcaactcgccccatttttaactcgtcccattttcaactcgccccaacaacactagtaaacgtttataaatctgaacgatacatggactcgaagtacggagaccgaaacatttacatgattttacctacgtagccagttgaagcgtagcaaatgtaacatttcgtagcagaaagtggtgtgcgttttggctaagtgtttggtagatctagaacttatactagcacaacaactttcctcagtcatggaatatcacttttcacattaggacttaatgtttacaacccaaataagaaataataatgataataaccaggaataatattagtgactgacacgcttacgacttccgcgcgtacgggttttggagacgtgtctcctctccctagttaacgcaactaagtattgtagtatgtgtttacagcgcaagtggtacttcattagtggaatacgagataccacagaccctccaaactgagtactactagcttcgatttcatatatgcataggtaaattatattgcaaagagttggggcgagttgaaaatggggcgagttgaaattggggcgagttgaaaattggacgagttgagtgggacgagttgaaatgggacgagttgaaattgggacgagttgatccgtcaccgtCTTGTTTAGCATGCAGCTAGCTGTTACAGTGGTACTGGAGCGAGAGAGTGCTACGGAAGTCGACTTATTGTACCAACTCCGACCGACACTCCTGTCAAGCAACAGATGTTTTGGACACCTTTTTTACCTTCCCTCGACTGcagctagcatattatatagtaataatattcatgtataaaatgtttgatagtgAGGCGCAGATAATGTGCAAATGGTCTACCTGAAACAGAAAAGTGCCTCCATATTTACCACGGCACGGAGATCGTGCTCCGATCCGACACGTCTTCAACTAGTGCCTCCACAGAGTACTGAGTCTATATATACCTAACGCTATTGTACCCCATTATTTCAGATACCGATTGAGGAGTCAATTTACGTAATCTTTATCACGatgctatatgatatgacagtttgttgtgtcttttccttgatgttttctttttatgtgagttttgttgttgatgtggggggggggtgaacctTTGGGTCGGCCGCTAGGTTGTTACCACTTCcctattgtttagcaaaattaccacaaataaaagGGCCTTCGCCGTTTATATACGGGATTATATTAGagctatcattgtatcaatGAGGATACTACTGGGACAATTGCAGACTAGATGTTGTTAGCTGTATCGCGAGAACGATcggagcatggaagtataacccacaggcCTGCGACTTCATAGCCCGGGCTTCATAGGCTATGGACTTGTCACTTCCTGTCAGTACACTAACGAAAACAtctttcccagagacataggTATCTATAAttcttctctgaaagtctttcaagtGCGAGTATCAAAGTTTTTCCAATGCGTCTCGATGTGTTGACTCGCTTGGTGACTACgccatgttcattttgattgacaagctttgtgaactatgacctaaatGTCAATAGTCTACAAACTGAATGTTCCTATTGTTATCGCATGAGGGCgcggcaagggacaacagtcgcttgggccttcgcaatacggccctcgatatcagtttgcgattataccaCAGtattactagtgttgcgccggaccggagtttagataaaacgtagggaaaaaggcgcgagcgactgtcgacagtctaacagGGTCTAAAACTTTCACTTGAAATTTCTTCCGAAGCGTTGATGAAGGTTCACACGGCCTACCCACAGAATGTGACATCACAAAGAGCTTTGCTCTCGTTAAAAGCACAGCTTCAACAGTGTTGTATAAATATAGTGAACTTTGTGATCACCGATATCAGTGTTTTTATCGGATAATTGCATTTAGTGGTAATGTTGGTGAAACTTGTCTCACAAGATCAGAGAAAGGGCTATAATAACAGTTTGTAGAGATTGTTTGAAGAAGGTTCTGACAACACTCGACATTCTGACATTGTTGCTGTTTCTATTTAACCATGGAAGTAGTTCTACTTCCATGATTTAACACTCTTCAGGTCAAGTTCTTGTACAAGATAATGACTGTTGTAGGATTATGGTTAAAGGGACCgccactccagaaaataaatctattttcataaattgtaaGTTCTAGGGATTCAGTTTCACTTCAAATAAATTTCGCTCAGTTTCCAAGAAACACTTAACTGAAACTCTCAGTTCTACTTGAATACTATTATACTCACAACATTCATGACGCTGAATGGCTAATTCCTTCATACTcataaatattcagtgttcatctaatataaGTTCATGTCTGCCAAGATCCATTGGGCAATGATGTTTCATCAAAAGAATAGTGGCGTTTCAATTTTATGTTTCTTGGTAACCTGGGCAAAAGATATTTGATGTGGATATCACTTAATGACTCTACAGAACCCAAACTTTATCACCTTCATTTCCTGAGCTAGCAATCTGaaagtaggggggggggggtagtttcAGCACCCACACTGGGGATTTATTCAGGGAATACTCAGAGTTAAGGTTTGCAATACCCAATGTCATCAAGATTAACTCTTACTAGGTAGACAAACTAACAAGGAGCTTCATAGTGAAGTACTAAGCTACCGGTGTCAACCAACAGCCATGAATGTTTCATCCACCAGTCACGTTATATACATGCTAATCATCCGCTACCATCATAGGTCAGTGGGGAAGGAGTTGTGTGACTGTAAGGAGTTGCTGCAAAACTTTCAACTATTGTTTGACAGGACAAAACAGTGAAAACACCAACAAAAATATATCATCTTCGATCTATATATTCTGTAAATTGTAATCTCAAAATGAAACAGTCCAGTGGGACTGCTGAACGACTTAGTAGTTCCCTGTATGTTTTGACTGTTTTAACTATACGACACATAAGGTCAGAGAAACCCTcaacttcattcattcattcactcactcataacaacaacagaaaaaacaTAAGAATCACTATTTTCACAGTTCAGaggatatttatttattacaattgtatatttccattttttttgtaaacctCTGTATTGTCAGGAACCAAGATGTTAGTTGCTTCTAGGATATTTCACTGGTGGTATGTATTCCTGTAATAGAGAACAGAAGATGGATACATCACTATAGAGTATAGAATGATTGTAAGATTGACTTCAAAAACATTTCGTTCAACCCCAAATGTCTCATTTATTTCACAAGATTTTATTCTTTACAATGATGCTCTTCTTAGAGAATGCACAGATACACACAATATATCAACTGGTTTCAAAATAGTCTATAGCACTGAAATAGTTTATAGTTTTCACTGAAAAAGGACATAGGTACCCATTACTTAGTGTCATGTGTATAACATCCAACGATATGTAGCTGTTAGCATTTATTGATGAACAAATGATTCTGGCAGGCAACAGGTAAATTTCTGAACACTTGCTTGGTGCAGTGCAAAGTAATATACCATCAACACTGTCTTTTACTTCATAACGCCAtttacacagatacatacatgtatacttgtaaCTTAATCATATTGCACAGAATTAAACTTATGCACAGTAACACTAGCAAACAGACTGTTTCCATTATTTGGCCTGTTATGAGCAGCATACAATGTAAATCTAAACCTGCTTACatggcagtgtgccctctaatgatagccaaaatttgttgagtcaaaatgagaaaactggcatttcttgtgagtcaccccATAGCAAGAggtaggagaacaccaaattttggtgcgtcactagaaattgtgtgcctTAATTGTATGAGTCACTGATGATTGCACTTAATATGTATGATACTACAATGTGAAGCGTCCACAGTGCCAGTGGCAAATCTTTTACTGTAGTCTAGCCGACAAGAAGCATGTACTATACATAAtagacttttatttcaaatatcacTGTGAAGTATCTGGGCTCCTGTATCACATGTTGCTTGACCACATGAGCACCATTTTCTTTGCATTTGATCTTTAtatatactggatagttcttaattgtctcccaagaagtccaatGAGGGCCATctctcatgggttcagtgttaatgcaggaggaaaccggagtaaatgctactatggaaaccaagcTATCGGGACACACTAAAATAGACCTAAACTAAAACTTAAGTAGCACTACAAATGTGTATGTTGATATAAAGTTATAGATAAATGGCTGTAACTAAagtcacagtagggtggtgtctcAACTTGGccacacattcaacctcattcagtgtttatactgtcttgattacagggAGATTACAATTTACATCCACGTTACCGCAGCAGCGCTATCATCCATGTATAATCTTATCTACTACATGCAACAATAGTTATTGTTTCAGACTGTCTCAGTTTGCCGATAGCTCAATTTCCGTAGTAGTATTTCTAACAGGAGCTACTGAATGACGATAACATGCAAAGAAAGCAACCACAGTTGCTGTATCCCCAAATACTCCCTCCAATTACTTACTGTAAAACATATCTTTACATGCCTAGTTGAGGTTGTGGAGCTGCTGCTGGTGGAGCAGGTTGTCCAGGTAGAGCACCAACCATTTGACCGGCTGGTGCAACACTACCAGGTGTGGTTGGTTGGTCTGGTTTACCTACTTTCTGTTCTGAGGTTGGCTGTGATGGGATCACTTCGTCTTTAGGTTCAACAATACTAACGTGATCTGGCAGAGGCTTCTTTGGTCCAATCTTGCCCATTGGATCCCACGGTAACATAATCTTGACTTTGATGCCAAGTACACCTAAAAAAGGACACATGAATAACCTAATTAGCATCGGCTGGAATACGTACTGGCAAACAAATATATGAAGACAGTGTTATATTTTActaatatatatgtgtacttgaaaacaatatacatgtaattgaaaacaaaatttactGCGATGTCTCATAGTTTGATAATATCTGTAATGTTGGTTTTACAGTGCCTTCCCGCACTTTGCTCAAAGCTCCTTACAattactccccccccctcccccccccccccgacctgTAGCAGCACAACACAtaactcaaaacattttggTCCTCCTTGCAATATGATTCTTGGCCATATTGCAAAGTTTTAACATTCTACctacatatattacattgctAAATATATACTTGATAAAATTAAATCCAGTTTTCTTACCCTGCCTGAGCATGACGTGTC
The genomic region above belongs to Glandiceps talaboti chromosome 8, keGlaTala1.1, whole genome shotgun sequence and contains:
- the LOC144439074 gene encoding small ribosomal subunit protein uS3A-like; the encoded protein is MLRQGVLGIKVKIMLPWDPMGKIGPKKPLPDHVSIVEPKDEVIPSQPTSEQKVGKPDQPTTPGSVAPAGQMVGALPGQPAPPAAAPQPQLGM